The following are encoded in a window of Phaseolus vulgaris cultivar G19833 chromosome 3, P. vulgaris v2.0, whole genome shotgun sequence genomic DNA:
- the LOC137807897 gene encoding uncharacterized protein — translation MRHRRFLNKEHRFRFNHHLFDGTNELRDAPKPLLGSDIWNQIEGVNVTFGKPLDPIDTSKRARGKNVVQIGAEQWRKRSIFFELPYWRTNLLRHCLDVMHIEKNVCDNVLYTLLNDPKKSKDNLKARKVLKEMGIRKELWPNDKGRFRPSVFSLSKTKKKTFLRTLKKAKMPDGYSSNIARCVDLKGGKIFGLKSHDCHILMEQLLPIAIRNVLPNNVTAVIVEMCSFFRQLCGKSLSQFDLNKLESRMIQTLCHLEMLFPPTFFTIMVHLTCHLAGEAKLGGPVHYRWMYPIERYLGHLKSYVRNKAQPEGSIAEGYLAEEVLTFCSQYMEGMKTRTNRPSRVDDSFNTNISELNTLFPPIGRVVIAASTFEMSTIERTQAHRYVLFNCPQVQPYIEEFRQHLRRRSRGRRIPNTELEKIVNKDFMNWFPQRVGTICFYKLKMSISKIY, via the exons ATGAGACATCGtagatttttaaataaagaGCACAGATTCAGATtcaatcatcatctttttgatGGAACAAATGAACTAAGGGATGCACCAAAACCTTTGTTAGGGTCAGACATATGGAATCAAATTGAGGGTGTGAATGTTACATTTGGAAAACCATTAGACCCTATAGATACAAGTAAGAGGGCTCGTGGAAAGAATGTTGTTCAAATTGGAGCAGAGCAATGGAGAAAGAGAAGTATATTTTTTGAACTTCCTTATTGGCGGACCAACTTGTTACGCCATTGTCTAGATGTGATGCATATTGAGAAAAATGTTTGTGACAATGTTTTGTATACATTACTTAATGATCCTAAGAAGTCCAAAGATAATCTCAAAGCCCGAAAGGTTCTTAAAGAAATGGGTATAAGGAAAGAGCTTTGGCCAAATGATAAAGGAAGATTTCGGCCAAGTGTATTTTCATTgtcaaaaacaaagaaaaaaacgtTTTTGCGGACGTTGAAAAAGGCTAAAATGCCAGATGGATACTCAAGTAATATTGCAAGGTGTGTAGATTTGAAAGGTGGAAAGATTTTTGGACTCAAGAGTCATGATTGTCATATTCTTATGGAACAATTACTACCTATTGCCATACGTAATGTTCTACCAAACAATGTGACTGCCGTGATAGTAGAAATGTGTTCATTTTTTCGACAATTATGTGGGAAAAGTTTAAGTCAATTTGATCTTAATAAACTTGAGTCTCGCATGATTCAAACTCTTTGCCACTTGGAAATGTTATTTCCTCCTACCTTCTTTACAATCATGGTTCATTTAACATGTCATCTAGCTGGTGAGGCAAAACTTGGAGGACCGGTACATTACCGTTGGATGTATCCCATAGAAAG GTATTTGGGACACTTAAAATCGTATGTTCGAAACAAGGCACAACCTGAAGGTTCTATTGCTGAAGGATACCTAGCTGAAGAGGTTTTGACCTTTTGTTCTCAATATATGGAAGGGATGAAAACAAGAACTAATAGACCTTCACGTGTAGATGACTCTTTCAAcacaaatatttcagaattgaATACCCTATTTCCACCAATTGGTAGAGTTGTAATTGCTGCTTCAACTTTTGAGATGTCAACTATTGAGAGAACACAAGCACATCGATATGTGTTATTTAATTGCCCTCAAGTTCAACCTTACATTGA GGAATTTAGACAACATTTACGAAGAAGGTCTAGAGGGAGAAGAATTCCAAATACAGAGCTAGAAAAGATTGTCAATAAGGATTTCATGAATTGGTTTCCTCAAAGGGTAGGTACAATATGTTTTTACAAGTTAAAAATGTCAATTTCAAAGATATACTGA
- the LOC137807898 gene encoding uncharacterized protein, producing the protein MFIHLLCAYMPKPKRIKNLLKSVAGSDKSVANYVNINATPSTTQDQTRTTSASPFGSPLPQASQSIHQQTSQPTQSQTSQVPQSQASQVPQPQTEYENLESSESVPPATSESAPAQPTSESERVQPRKSRQSNHYWFVDAIDGEGVSQKLKVKVRDAHNLPTGLRVVVNYDDNFQPIGEASGLLAGVCGQLAANHVLFPISFEKWSTLPDTYKDTVWESALKSRFCFKVNEDLAKRDVMFKIGKLWREYRCKLWNEFYDPLMSRSDLIKNVPTGLNMEQWVVFVDYRLRPSTVNMCNRNRDIRKRQIIPHTGGAMSLSRRRNNLKIETGKNIGRAEMWKITHKRKNGIYVNEEALEIGEKIDELMLTNPKGGSNISPEDPIGVIFGKEHPDRVRGLSYGACPSLAFKGSTTRLSGMNHASSSSTSSNVEDKITQMENELATVKNQMNTLLAYIASRKDVPEHFAAIAANLVHASTNEASDYGSGAPSPNQVIGSSAESKTD; encoded by the exons ATGTTCATTCATCTACTATGTGCAT ATATGCCTAAACCTAAAAGGATCAAGAACTTGCTTAAGTCAGTTGCTGGTTCAGACAAATCTGTGGCCAACTATGTAAACATTAATGCTACGCCTTCTACTACACAGGACCAGACAAGAACTACTTCTGCAAGTCCATTTGGATCTCCACTACCACAAGCTTCTCAATCTATTCATCAACAAACCTCACAACCTACACAATCACAAACTTCACAAGTTCCACAATCACAAGCTTCACAAGTTCCACAACCACAGACTGAATATGAAAATCTTGAATCATCTGAATCTGTACCTCCAGCAACTTCTGAATCTGCACCAGCACAACCAACTTCTGAGTCTGAAAGAGTGCAACCAAGAAAATCAAGGCAATCAAACCACTATTGGTTTGTTGATGCTATAG ATGGCGAAGGAGTTAGTCAAAAACTAAAGGTGAAGGTTAGGGATGCTCATAACTTACCTACCGGATTACGTGTGGTGGTGAACTATGATGACAATTTTCAACCAATTGGAGAAGCATCTGGTTTACTTGCTGGAGTTTGTGGACAGCTAGCAGCAAATCATGTATTGTTCCctattagttttgaaaagtgGTCAACTTTGCCAGATACTTACAAGGATACAGTGTGGGAGAGTGCACTAAAG TCTCGATTTTGTTTCAAAGTAAATGAAGATTTGGCTAAAAGAGATGTTATGTTTAAAATTGGTAAACTGTGGAGGGAATATAGATGCAAGCTTTGGAATGAATTTTATGACCCTCTTATGAGCAGAAGTGACCTCATCAAGAATGTTCCAACTGGATTAAACATGGaacaatgggttgtttttgttGATTATCGTTTGAGGCCTTCTACAGTG AACATGTGTAATAGAAATAGAGATATAAGGAAGAGACAAATTATTCCTCACACTGGTGGTGCTATGTCTTtgtcaagaagaagaaataatttg AAAATTGAGACTGGTAAAAATATTGGACGAGCTGAAATGTGGAAGATCACACATAAGAGGAAAAATGGCATATATGTGAATGAAGAGGCGCTGGAAATTGGG GAAAAAATTGATGAACTAATGTTGACAAATCCAAAAGGTGGTTCAAATATATCTCCAGAAGATCCAATTGGTGTCATATTTGGTAAGGAGCATCCGGATCGAGTTAGAGGGCTATCATATGGAGCTTGTCCCAGCCTTGCTTTCAAAGGATCCACAACAAGGCTAAGTGGTATGAACCATGCTTCCTCTAGTTCAACTTCATCAAATGTGGAGGACAAGATAACTCAAATGGAAAATGAGCTTGCAACTGTGAAAAATCAAATGAACACTTTGCTTGCTTATATTGCTTCAAGAAAAGACGTTCCAGAACATTTTGCTGCAATAGCAGCTAATTTGGTTCATGCATCCACCAATgag gcatcagattatggaagtggtgctccatcacctaatcaagtaataggatcaagtgccgaaagcaaaactgattag
- the LOC137807899 gene encoding kinetochore protein SPC25 homolog, with protein MESPISICDAEISLQTQNIDAFTASFAESLHSLLPIAQETARCQVQLDEVKAKLRDTEDDLVKALAVKTRKEAKRMALVDAVASAKARVEVLNASIQEQRTKKQEYAAIISQQSLALAASKWKLNESVEQKDETQEVISWYNRVLGFHVKGGRGVKFTFKNINLNNPNEEYFFTIFHEKDTYSLLSCEPSLSETKELIHELNNTNDLFKFVRAMRKKFQEAVAQGSLVVTDGEHEQSAFNSASAPVLSMSSVRSDFLGKENEYQVEPAEGNTKVGKKHHRRISEVLSPGSASSVRQFSR; from the exons ATGGAGTCCCCAATCTCAATCTGCGACGCAGAGATTTCTCTTCAAACGCAAAACATCGACGCTTTCACCGCTTCTTTCGCCGAATCCCTTCATTCTCTCCTTCCCATTGCGCAAGAAACCGCTCGCTGTCAAG TTCAACTAGACGAGGTAAAAGCTAAACTCAGAGACACCGAGGATGATTTGGTCAAAGCACTTGCAG TCAAGACTCGCAAAGAGGCCAAGCGAATGGCGTTGGTGGATGCTGTTGCTTCTGCAAAGGCTAGAGTTGAAGTCCTCAATGCAAGTATTCAGGAGCAGCGTACCAAAAAACAAGAATATGCTGCAATTATATCTCAACAATCTCTTG CTTTGGCTGCATCTAAATGGAAATTAAATGAAAGCGTTGAACAGAAAGATGAAACGCAAGAGGTCATTTCCTGGTACAATAGGGTCCTTGGTTTTCATGTAAAAGGCGGACGTG GGGTAAAATTCACATTCAAGAATATAAATCTGAACAATCCAAATGAGGAGTACTTTTTTACTATCTTCCATGAAAAGGATACATATTCAT TATTGAGTTGTGAACCTTCCCTCAGTGAAACCAAAGAGTTGATCCACGAATTAAACAACACAAATGATCTATTTAAATTTGTCAGAGCAATGAGGAAAAAGTTCCAAGAAGCAGTGGCACAAG GGAGTTTAGTCGTGACAGATGGTGAACATGAACAGTCTGCTTTTAACTCTGCATCTGCTCCAGTTTTGTCAATGTCATCTGTTAGAAGTGATTTTCTGGGCAAGGAAAATGAGTATCAAGTTGAACCTGCAGAAGGTAATACAAAAGTCGGAAAAAAGCATCATAGAAGGATAAGTGAAGTCTTATCTCCTGGATCTGCATCATCTGTTCGCCAGTTTTCTCGTTGA
- the LOC137807900 gene encoding short-chain dehydrogenase TIC 32 B, chloroplastic-like, with product MKATLRYLAGIAGPSGFGSNSTAEQVTEDFSSLLPSNLTALITGATSGIGAETARVFAKRGVRVVIGARDLRKAREVRERIQKESPNAEVILLEIDLSSFASVQRFCSEFLALELPLNILINNAGMYSQNLEFSEEKLEMTFATNYLGHFLLTKMLIEKMIDTAKKSGIEGRIINVSSVLHSWVKRSAFCFNDMLCGKNYNGTRAYAQSKLATILHVKEVARQLKERNANVTINAVHPGIVKTGIIRAHKGLITDSLFFIASKLLKSISQGASTTCYVALSGKTEGVSGKYFTDCNESNCSSLGNEESEAKKLWNDTCALLHKRLRQATN from the exons ATGAAGGCAACACTACGGTACTTAGCAGGCATTGCTGGCCCAAGTGGTTTCGGCTCAAATTCAACAGCTGAGCAAGTTACTGAAGATTTCTCTTCCTTGCTCCCTTCAAATCTAACCGCTCTCATCACTG GTGCGACTTCTGGAATTGGAGCTGAAACAGCTAGAGTGTTTGCAAAAAGAGGTGTAAGGGTTGTGATTGGTGCGAGGGACTTAAGAAAGGCGAGGGAAGTGAGAGAGAGAATCCAAAAGGAGAGTCCTAATGCTGAGGTTATTCTGTTGGAGATCGATCTTAGCTCTTTTGCTTCTGTACAGAGATTTTGCTCAGAGTTTTTAGCTTTAGAATTGCCCCTTAATATTCTCAT AAACAATGCAGGAATGTACTCTCAAAACTTGGAGTTCTCTGAAGAGAAACTTGAAATGACATTTGCTACAAATTACTTAG GACATTTTTTGTTAACGAAAATGCTGATAGAGAAAATGATAGATACTGCAAAGAAGTCAGGGATTGAAGGAAGAATAATAAACGTTTCTTCTGTGCTTCACAGCTGGGTGAAAAGATCAGCGTTTTGTTTCAACGACATGCTCTGCGGAAAAAA TTATAATGGCACACGCGCATACGCTCAGTCAAAATTGGCAACAATTCTGCATGTCAAGGAAGTGGCAAGACAACTTAAG GAAAGGAATGCAAATGTAACAATTAACGCAGTGCATCCAGGAATTGTGAAGACGGGAATTATTAGAGCACATAAGGGCTTAATAACgg ATTCCCTGTTTTTCATTGCATCGAAGTTACTGAAATCGATATCACAG GGAGCATCAACGACGTGTTATGTTGCGCTGAGTGGAAAAACAGAAGGAGTGAGTGGAAAATATTTTACAGATTGTAACGAGAGTAACTGCTCAAGTCTAGGAAACGAGGAATCAGAAGCAAAAAAGCTATGGAATGATACCTGCGCATTGCTTCACAAACGGTTACGTCAAGCAACAAATTGA